The genomic interval TATAGGTAAAGCCCGTCTCTTCATGGAACTTGCGCATCACTTCGTCTTCACGGTTGAGGCGCCACTCTTCGTTTTGATAAAGATGAACGAAGATCTCAGGGTCTTGTTTGACAATATCAATCACAGGTTGCACAAGCTCAGCCGGAACATTTTTGCTGTACATCAGTTGGTCATGCTGGTCATGAACACGAGCACCGTTTGAGGTGATCATGTAGGCGGGAATGCCCACTTGAGCGCGAATGCCGGCCACATCGACATGGTGACGGCCAGTGGCGAAAATAAAGGTGTAACCTTGCTCATGCAGCGCTTTGAGCGTCTGTTTAGAGAATTCGCTGAGTTGGTGATTCGGTGCCAGCAGCGTGCCATCCAGATCGGAAGCAACGATTTTGGTGATCTCTTTGTTTGGCAAGCTCGCAGTCATACGGCCCTCTTATGTCAGTCGGATATGTTCAGGAAACAGGAAACGTTATCGACACAGGCCATTGTCTGAGTCGGTAGAAAGTGACACAACGTCTATCCAGCTTGGATGTCTGTCTAGACGCTGCTCACTAGGGGGATGGTCGCTAGTGTATGTGAAAAGCGGAGAGAAAAAGAGGGTAAATTAAGCTTGCTTGCTTTCCTCTTTCTGCAAAAAGCGGAACATCGCGCTGAGTGCTTGATTACGGAAGTGGTCTTTCTCAAACAACAACTCGTGTTGCGCTCCCTCAATTACCACCAACTCACTTTGCTTATTGGTTTTGTGCAGCTTTTTGAAAAACTGCGACTGTGCTTGATTACTGACGATGCGATCGCCCCCCGCCTGCAACAGCAATACCGGAATGGTGAGTTGGCGCGTCAGCAAAATGCACTGTTTGGCTGCCATTAAGCCTTGCCACACCCAACGGGTGCTCGGGCCACCGACTTGCAGCTCGGGCTTGTCGCGATACAGCTGTCTAAACCATTGATAACGCGCTTGGCTCTGGCTGAGCGGATTATCTTCAAAGGGCTTCTCATAATAGCTTTTGTGTCCCGGCGCATAAGTAGGCGTTGGGTACACGGCGGTGAGAATTTGGCTAACCGCCATGGCCACTGGGCTCAAATACCAAGGGAGATCAATACCAAACATCGGTGCACTGAGCACCAACTTATCAAAACCATGTTGTGGGTGGGTTTGTAAGTAGCGCGTGGCCACAGCACCGCCCATCGAATGAGAAACAATGTGTCGCTGCTGATAAGCGGAGAAATTAAAGTGCGCAATCACGGCTTCCATGTCGAGAATGTAATCATCAAACTCGTAGACGTGACCAATATCAGAGTCTTTCACCAGGCGATCTGATAAACCTTGGCCTCGATGATCGTAGCTGTAGACGTCATAGCCTTGACGGTAGAGATCAAACAGAAGTTCTTGGTACTTCCAAGCAGATTCGATTCTGCCATTCACTACCAGCACCGCCTTTTTGTGTTGCGGGTTGGTCAGCTTACACCAATACAACTGCATCTTATCGCGCGTTTTTAGGAAACCCTCTTGTCGCTGCTGCCATAGGGCAGCGATCGGACCACCTATTGCTTGCTCAAATAAAGCCTCTTGCGTATAAGAGAGAGGTGAGCTGTTATTAACCATTAAATAAATACCTGATCATGCGTTTCTGTTGTCAATGATCAGAGAATTATCGGGGAAATGCAAATGGATACCCATGTTTGGTTGGCGTATGTTGTGACCGCAATCGTTTTCAGTTTGGCACCGGGCTCTGGTACGGTGAACTCGATCAGCAATGGCCTCAGTTATGGCACGCGAAAATCGCTGGCTTCCATTGTGGGGCTGCAAATCGGTTTGGCGGTCCACATTGTTCTGGTTGGGGCGGGCATTGGTGCTTTGGTGGCACAATCGGCGACGGCATTCACAGTGATTAAGTGGGTGGGGGCGGTGTATTTGGTTTGGCTGGGCATTCAAAAATGGCGTGATACGTCAAGCCTTGCGACGGCCTCGCAACAGCATGCCATTTCCAGCACTGCGCTATTGCGTAAAGCGGTGTTGATTAACCTGACCAATCCCAAATCGATCGTCTTTTTGGTGGCGCTGTTTCCGCAATTTATCG from Vibrio vulnificus NBRC 15645 = ATCC 27562 carries:
- a CDS encoding Cof-type HAD-IIB family hydrolase, whose product is MTASLPNKEITKIVASDLDGTLLAPNHQLSEFSKQTLKALHEQGYTFIFATGRHHVDVAGIRAQVGIPAYMITSNGARVHDQHDQLMYSKNVPAELVQPVIDIVKQDPEIFVHLYQNEEWRLNREDEVMRKFHEETGFTYKVYDIDNAPTDGIAKIFFTHPGQDHEHLVGFENQLREAFGDQLNIAFSTPWCLEVMAAEVSKGDALKAVAESLGLTLENCVAFGDGMNDVEMLSMAGKGLVMETSHEKVKKALPDNEIIGSNADDAVAHYLQKHLL
- a CDS encoding alpha/beta fold hydrolase — protein: MVNNSSPLSYTQEALFEQAIGGPIAALWQQRQEGFLKTRDKMQLYWCKLTNPQHKKAVLVVNGRIESAWKYQELLFDLYRQGYDVYSYDHRGQGLSDRLVKDSDIGHVYEFDDYILDMEAVIAHFNFSAYQQRHIVSHSMGGAVATRYLQTHPQHGFDKLVLSAPMFGIDLPWYLSPVAMAVSQILTAVYPTPTYAPGHKSYYEKPFEDNPLSQSQARYQWFRQLYRDKPELQVGGPSTRWVWQGLMAAKQCILLTRQLTIPVLLLQAGGDRIVSNQAQSQFFKKLHKTNKQSELVVIEGAQHELLFEKDHFRNQALSAMFRFLQKEESKQA
- the rhtB gene encoding homoserine/homoserine lactone efflux protein, yielding MDTHVWLAYVVTAIVFSLAPGSGTVNSISNGLSYGTRKSLASIVGLQIGLAVHIVLVGAGIGALVAQSATAFTVIKWVGAVYLVWLGIQKWRDTSSLATASQQHAISSTALLRKAVLINLTNPKSIVFLVALFPQFIDPSQDQVTQLAVLGMTTVVIDAFVMLGYTTLASQLGRFIRSEKVMGKINKVFGSMFMGCGALLAAAKS